The genomic region ACCCTCAAGACAACCGTCAATTCCTTTGATGGCGATGATGCGGCAATGATCAAACAAATTGAGGTCGAGGGTGCGGCAGGCTATAGCGCGACCAATCACGATGTTAAAGCGATTGAATACTTCCTCCGAATACAGACACCATCATATATTCACCCGTGGATTCATTTTGGACTCACCTCAGAGGATATTAATAATCTATCTCACCGACTTCTAATACGCTCAGGCGTGAAGAACGTACTCGTGCCAGCGCTGAGGTCACTTCGTGATGAATTAGTGTCGCTTGCACAGGAGTATCGAAAGACGCCAATGCTGGCTCAAACACACGGGCAACCAGCGACCCCGACCACATTTGGAAAGGAGATGGCAGTTTATGCAACGCGTATCGGGACGGCTATTGGCCGGATTACAGATGCGAATGATACATTGACAGGTAAACTCGCTGGGGCTTCAGGAACATATGCTGCACATGCTGCTGCTTACCCCGATGTCGACTGGCGAGCGTTTGCACAGTCGTTTGTCACTGATCTTGGTCTCAATCATGTTAAATTGTCTACGCAAATCAATCCATGTGATGATCTAGCAGCATTATTTGATGCACTCTGCGGCGTAAATAATATGATTATTGATCTAGATCGTGATGCATGGCTGTATATTTCTAATCGATATCTTGGTCAGCAAACAACCGCTGGAGAGACTGGGTCATCAACGATGCCACATAAGGTTAATCCGATTGACTTTGAGAATGCAGAAGGTAATCTTTCAAAAGCTACCTCTGATCTCCGATTTCTTGCTGATTATATTACCAACTCACGACTTCAACGTGACCTTTCAGACTCAACTGTCAAACGCAACATTGGTGCTGGATTCGCACATGCTCTCATTGGATATAAAAAGACGACTGATGGGCTTCAGAAAGTGGTTCCAAACCAAACAGTAATGCAATCAGAACTTGAATCACATCCAGAACTAATTGGAGAGGCGGTCCAGACAATCCTTCGACGTGAGGGTGATGTCGATGCATATGAACGCGTAAAGGAACTCACGCGCGGAGAAGATGTTGCACTGACAGATTTTCACGATCTTTTTGCGTCACTGTCAGTGTCAGAGTCTGTTCGTGACGAACTACAGGCGCTATCACCACTGACCTACACTGGATACGCGAGTGAACTTGTTGATGAAGTCGATGAAACTACTGACGCTGGTGCACAGGACTCATATTAATGATATCAATTTGATATGAGCTATCAAGCTGGCAGCACGACACGTGGTTATATGTGTTCGATCATGATCTCTGAACATACGAAATCAATTTTTACTCAGAATAAAAGAAATCTTTTGTACACTGACTGTTTCAAGCATATATGCAAGCTATCGCAGTTTCACGTGATTCTAAGGGGCCAATTTGTATTGAAAAGCCTCGACCTGAGCCAGAACCAGGCGAGGCGCTCATCCGAACGCTCCGGGTTGGTATCGACGGAACCGATCATGAGATAATTGCTGGGTCCTACGGTGAGTATCCTGCTGATGAGGACCACCTTGTCCTCGGACATGAGGCAGTCGGTGTGGTCGAGGATCCAGGAACAACCGGTCTTGAACGTGGCGAAGTCGTAGCCCCAATAGTTCGACGCTCCCCAAATGGAGAATCTGTATATTTTGACCGTGGTGAACCAGACATGGCGCCTGAAGGCTCATATCATGAACGTGGCATTATCGGGTCTCATGGCTACTTTTCTGAGTTCTTCACCTCACAAGCGCAGCATCTTGTTTCAATTCCATCATCGTTGGCTCAGGCTGGCTTTCTTGTTGAACCGCTCTCAGTCGTAAACAAAGCTATTGAACTCGCAACCGCTTCACGATCATCATTCACCTGGGAGCCAACATCAGCACTCGTCTTAGGCAATGGCAGTCTTGGATTACTGATGCTTGCTCATCTTACTTCGACAGACACCTATGAGCGGTGTTACTGCCTTGGGCGTCGTGACCGACCAGATCCGACGATTGACATTATCGAGCGACTTGGTGCAACATATGTTGACTCTCGAAAAACCCCTGTCGATACGATTCCGTCTACATATGAATCGATGGACTTTATTTGTGAGGCGACCGGGCATGCTCCACATGCGTTCAAAACGATTGATGCACTGGCGCCAAACGGTGTTGGTGCTTTGCTTGGAGTTCCTGAGTCATCAAGCTTTGAAATCGATGGCGGAGCGCTTCATAATGAACTTGTATTGCATAATAAAGCGCTCATCGGCAGTGTAAACTCAAATATAACTCACTTTAAGACAGCGAGTGATGATCTCCAAACATTTCCAGAATGGTTTATTGATTCGCTTATCACCGACGTATATCCACTCTCGGAGTTTCGATATGCATTCGATAATAACGACGACACCACTATAAAAACAGCCGTGCAACTCAGCGCATATGAAGAACGTTGATGATCTTATCGAAAATGCAGCTGAACTTGCTGAACGAGGGCTCTCAAAAGGTGAAATTGCTGATGAATTAAATGTCTCACGAGAAACAGCTAGTTGGCTTGTTGAACGAAGTCAGCCAACCGATAACAGCCAATCGTCATCAGCGAACAATCCGACAGAAGCACATGATATTCACGTTGATTGGAGTGCTGTTGGGCGTGACTCAAAACGGCTTAGCTATATTGGACAAGCGATGGCTGATTTATTAATGAAGGAGGGTGAAGCGGTTGATCTAACAATTGGGATTGAAAAAGCGGGTGCATCACTCTCGACCGTTGTTGCTCAAGAACTTGATACAGATCTTGGGTCATATGCACCTGCAAAGCACCAATGGGACGAAGGGGATATCAATGAACTTGGTGGATCATTCTCGCGGAACTTTGCACAGATTCGTGATCGTGACTGCTACATTGTCGATGATACAATTACTTCTGGCACAACGATGCAAGAGACAATTGACGCGATTCGTGATGCCGGTGGTCGACCTGTTGCATGTGTTGTTGTTGTTGATAAACAGGGCGTCGATTCACTAGCCGACGTCCCTGTGTATTCACTTATCGATGTTGTCCGTGTCGATAGTGACACTAATGACCGTGACATATCCAATAAATCAAATTCGGCGCCACCTGATATATGAATTACTTCGAGTAATCAATTCGTGAGTACACCGAGAGAATGTCCCAGATCGAATCAACGTTGACACAATCCCTTTGTTATCTGAATTCATATGATGAGATATGACGTTTCAGCCTGGTTCTGAACTGAGCGATGAAGAGATCACGACCCGCGTCAATGAGACAATTGCGGATAATGATATTGCCCTCTTCATGAAAGGGAATCGACTGATGCCGCAGTGTGGGTACTCACAGCGAGCGGTTAATCTCATTTCACAACATGTCGAGGAGTTCGAGACGATTGATGTCCTTCCTGCGCTCGACCAATATCGAAGTGCACTCGAGGATCACAGTGGATGGGAAACGATTCCGCAAACATATGTTGACGGTG from Haloquadratum walsbyi C23 harbors:
- the purB gene encoding adenylosuccinate lyase; translation: MDNLSRDNPLAAVSPLDGRYSSRTAPLVSHTSEAALMRTRLRVEIEYLYALDALEPISFSLDPSDRDTLKTTVNSFDGDDAAMIKQIEVEGAAGYSATNHDVKAIEYFLRIQTPSYIHPWIHFGLTSEDINNLSHRLLIRSGVKNVLVPALRSLRDELVSLAQEYRKTPMLAQTHGQPATPTTFGKEMAVYATRIGTAIGRITDANDTLTGKLAGASGTYAAHAAAYPDVDWRAFAQSFVTDLGLNHVKLSTQINPCDDLAALFDALCGVNNMIIDLDRDAWLYISNRYLGQQTTAGETGSSTMPHKVNPIDFENAEGNLSKATSDLRFLADYITNSRLQRDLSDSTVKRNIGAGFAHALIGYKKTTDGLQKVVPNQTVMQSELESHPELIGEAVQTILRREGDVDAYERVKELTRGEDVALTDFHDLFASLSVSESVRDELQALSPLTYTGYASELVDEVDETTDAGAQDSY
- a CDS encoding glucose 1-dehydrogenase encodes the protein MQAIAVSRDSKGPICIEKPRPEPEPGEALIRTLRVGIDGTDHEIIAGSYGEYPADEDHLVLGHEAVGVVEDPGTTGLERGEVVAPIVRRSPNGESVYFDRGEPDMAPEGSYHERGIIGSHGYFSEFFTSQAQHLVSIPSSLAQAGFLVEPLSVVNKAIELATASRSSFTWEPTSALVLGNGSLGLLMLAHLTSTDTYERCYCLGRRDRPDPTIDIIERLGATYVDSRKTPVDTIPSTYESMDFICEATGHAPHAFKTIDALAPNGVGALLGVPESSSFEIDGGALHNELVLHNKALIGSVNSNITHFKTASDDLQTFPEWFIDSLITDVYPLSEFRYAFDNNDDTTIKTAVQLSAYEER
- the gfcR gene encoding transcriptional regulator GfcR, giving the protein MKNVDDLIENAAELAERGLSKGEIADELNVSRETASWLVERSQPTDNSQSSSANNPTEAHDIHVDWSAVGRDSKRLSYIGQAMADLLMKEGEAVDLTIGIEKAGASLSTVVAQELDTDLGSYAPAKHQWDEGDINELGGSFSRNFAQIRDRDCYIVDDTITSGTTMQETIDAIRDAGGRPVACVVVVDKQGVDSLADVPVYSLIDVVRVDSDTNDRDISNKSNSAPPDI
- a CDS encoding glutaredoxin family protein — protein: MTFQPGSELSDEEITTRVNETIADNDIALFMKGNRLMPQCGYSQRAVNLISQHVEEFETIDVLPALDQYRSALEDHSGWETIPQTYVDGEFIGGSDILAELDERGELAEKLGFDD